The Salegentibacter mishustinae genomic interval GCAATACCCCAAACCACTCCAAAAATCGTCCAGCCAACCCAACCGTCTAATGTTACAAGTGCAAAAGGCGTATAGCTTCCTGCAATAAGAACATAAATTGAAGCGTGGTCCAGAATATTAAGTTTATAACGCAAACTTTTATTGGTGGCACTATGGTAAAAAGTTGAAGCCGCATATAACAAGATCATACTTGCGCCAAAAATGCTAAAACTTACAAGGTGTACCGTTTCGCCAAGTTCGTTCGCCCTTAATATTAGCAAAACGAGACCCAAAATGCTTAAAATTAAACCAAACCCGTGGGAGAGCACATTTAATTTTTCTTCCAGCTCATCGTATTTTTGGTGAGGTACGTTTTTCACAGTGCTTTAATTGAATCTATAAAATTAAAAATATTCAGGCTTAAACGGAATATTTTAAACGCCCAATTTTTATTATTTTCGGGCTTTCACACCGGCACAAATTCTTAACCGATTCTTATGAAAATTCTGCATACTGCCGATTGGCATATTGGTAAAAAACTGCATAAACATAGTTTACAACCCGATTTTGACCTTTTTATAGATTGGCTTTGCAATTGTATTTCGGAAAATGAAGTAAAGGTTTTATTGGTGTCGGGAGATGTTTTTGATCTTGCAAATCCTTCTTCGGAAGCAAGGCAGCAATATTTTAAAGCTTTGATGAAACTGAAGCGACTAGACTGCAAGATAATTCTAACCGGTGGTAATCACGATTCTCCTACTATGCTTAATGCCCCACAGGAAGTATTACGCGAATTAGATATTCATATTATTGGCGGTTTACCAAACGAACTTTCAGAATGTATTGTTCCTATTAAAAATGATAAAAATGAAAACGAAATTCTTGTCGCCGCTCTCCCCTATCTTCGGGATGCCGATTTAAGAACTGCCAGCCAGGGAAATTCCTACGAAGACCGGCTGGAAGCTTTGCGAAAAGGAATTCAGCAAACATTTTTAGATACCGCTGAAATTTGTAAATCTCAATTCCCTGAAATTCCAACGATCGCTATGGGGCATCTTTTTGCTGCCGGCGCAGAAACCTCAGAAAGTGAACGCGACATTCAAATTGGCAACCAGGCAGCTTTTAATGCGCTTCAGTTTGGAGATTATTATAATTATATCGCACTTGGCCACATTCACAAACCACAAAGGGTAAATGCAGCTACTCCTACTTTTTACAGCGGCTCCCCTATTCCACTTTCATTTAGTGAGCGTACTAATAAAAACCGTATTCTTCTATTGGATACAGAGACCGGTTGGGAACCAAAAAGTATAGAAATTCCGAGTTTTAGAGAATTATTGAAAATTACTGGAACTCTGGAAAAACTTCAGCAAAAATTAATGGAGCTCCAGGCTCGGGAAGGACTGGCTTCTTTAATTGAAATTGAAATGCAAGAAGATAATTTTGACGCTAATAAAATCTATGAACTGGATCAGTTAGTCGATAATTTTAAAGTTGAAGGTTACGAGATTGTAAAGCATCGCGCCAGTTTTGAAAATAAGATTAGTGGTAGCGGCGAACTCTATGAGGAAAAACAACAATTGGAAGATCTGCAACCTTTAGATGTTTTTCAAAAATTGGTAGATAAGCAGGAAGAAGATGAGGAAACCCGCAAGGAAT includes:
- a CDS encoding exonuclease SbcCD subunit D C-terminal domain-containing protein produces the protein MKILHTADWHIGKKLHKHSLQPDFDLFIDWLCNCISENEVKVLLVSGDVFDLANPSSEARQQYFKALMKLKRLDCKIILTGGNHDSPTMLNAPQEVLRELDIHIIGGLPNELSECIVPIKNDKNENEILVAALPYLRDADLRTASQGNSYEDRLEALRKGIQQTFLDTAEICKSQFPEIPTIAMGHLFAAGAETSESERDIQIGNQAAFNALQFGDYYNYIALGHIHKPQRVNAATPTFYSGSPIPLSFSERTNKNRILLLDTETGWEPKSIEIPSFRELLKITGTLEKLQQKLMELQAREGLASLIEIEMQEDNFDANKIYELDQLVDNFKVEGYEIVKHRASFENKISGSGELYEEKQQLEDLQPLDVFQKLVDKQEEDEETRKELMSAFNEILEEVHQSKKA
- the trhA gene encoding PAQR family membrane homeostasis protein TrhA; the protein is MKNVPHQKYDELEEKLNVLSHGFGLILSILGLVLLILRANELGETVHLVSFSIFGASMILLYAASTFYHSATNKSLRYKLNILDHASIYVLIAGSYTPFALVTLDGWVGWTIFGVVWGIALTGIFLKLFFTGRYQTLSTIMYVLMGWIIVFAIKPLYNNLSSEGLWWLFAGGISYTIGAVLFSFDKVKFNHAIFHIFVLFGTFCHYLSIYFYVLPG